The Lutra lutra chromosome 10, mLutLut1.2, whole genome shotgun sequence genome contains a region encoding:
- the LOC125078193 gene encoding phospholipase A and acyltransferase 3 isoform X1 has product MRASMPEPKVGDLIEIFRPFYRHWAIYVGDGYVVHLAPPSEVAGAGAASIMSTLTEKAVVKKELLCDVVGRDKYQVNNKHDDKYSPLPPSKIVQRAEELVGRELPYSLPCENCEHFVNELRYGVRRSDQVRDVVAAAGIAGVGLAAMGLIGVMFSRNKRQKQ; this is encoded by the exons CCAGAGCCCAAGGTTGGAGACCTGATTGAGATCTTCCGCCCTTTCTACAGACACTGGGCCATCTACGTTGGCGATGGATATGTGGTCCACCTGGCCCCGCCAA GCGAAGTTGCGGGAGCTGGCGCGGCCAGCATCATGTCCACCCTGACCGAGAAGGCCGTAGTGAAGAAGGAACTGCTGTGTGATGTGGTTGGGAGAGACAAGTACCAGGTCAATAACAAACATGATGATAAGTactccccactgcctcccagcAAAATCGTCCAGCGGGCAGAGGAGCTGGTGGGGCGGGAGCTGCCCTATTCGCTGCCCTGTGAGAACTGCGAACATTTCGTGAATGAGCTGCGCTACGGAGTCCGCCGCAGTGACCAG GTCAGAGATGTCGTTGCGGCGGCCGGCATCGCAGGCGTGGGCTTGGCAGCCATGGGCCTCATTGGAGTCAtgttctcaagaaacaagaggcAAAAGCAATAA
- the PLAAT4 gene encoding phospholipase A and acyltransferase 4: protein MAEFGQEPKPGDLIEIFRFGYKHWAIYVGNGYVIHLAPPSEYPGASSSSIFSVLSSKAEVKWERLKDVVGDCRYRVNNFLDDKYRPRPVNHIIYSAKAKVGQEMEYSLVWKNCEHFVTNLRYGEAESRQVRDAAMIISIGGAAFAALAAFGFIASRNRQQKQ, encoded by the exons ATGGCTGAG TTTGGTCAGGAACCCAAACCTGGAGACCTGATTGAGATTTTCCGCTTTGGCTACAAGCACTGGGCCATCTATGTGGGAAACGGTTATGTGATCCACCTGGCTCCTCCAA GTGAGTACCCAGGGGCCAGCTCCAGCAGCATCTTCTCCGTTCTGAGCAGCAAGGCGGAGGTGAAATGGGAGCGCCTGAAGGATGTGGTGGGGGACTGCCGCTATAGGGTCAACAACTTCTTGGACGACAAGTACAGACCACGACCTGTGAACCACATCATTTACTCTGCGAAGGCAAAGGTTGGTCAGGAGATGGAATACAGTCTTGTGTGGAAGAACTGTGAGCACTTTGTCACCAACCTGAGATATGGTGAGGCCGAGAGCAGGCAG GTCAGAGATGCAGCTATGATAATTTCCATCGGGGGAGCAGCCTTTGCAGCCCTTGCTGCCTTTGGATTCATTGCATCACGAAACAGGCAGCAGAAGCAATAA
- the LOC125078193 gene encoding phospholipase A and acyltransferase 3 isoform X2 gives MLPEPKVGDLIEIFRPFYRHWAIYVGDGYVVHLAPPSEVAGAGAASIMSTLTEKAVVKKELLCDVVGRDKYQVNNKHDDKYSPLPPSKIVQRAEELVGRELPYSLPCENCEHFVNELRYGVRRSDQVRDVVAAAGIAGVGLAAMGLIGVMFSRNKRQKQ, from the exons CCAGAGCCCAAGGTTGGAGACCTGATTGAGATCTTCCGCCCTTTCTACAGACACTGGGCCATCTACGTTGGCGATGGATATGTGGTCCACCTGGCCCCGCCAA GCGAAGTTGCGGGAGCTGGCGCGGCCAGCATCATGTCCACCCTGACCGAGAAGGCCGTAGTGAAGAAGGAACTGCTGTGTGATGTGGTTGGGAGAGACAAGTACCAGGTCAATAACAAACATGATGATAAGTactccccactgcctcccagcAAAATCGTCCAGCGGGCAGAGGAGCTGGTGGGGCGGGAGCTGCCCTATTCGCTGCCCTGTGAGAACTGCGAACATTTCGTGAATGAGCTGCGCTACGGAGTCCGCCGCAGTGACCAG GTCAGAGATGTCGTTGCGGCGGCCGGCATCGCAGGCGTGGGCTTGGCAGCCATGGGCCTCATTGGAGTCAtgttctcaagaaacaagaggcAAAAGCAATAA